In Synechococcus sp. HK05, a genomic segment contains:
- the trmD gene encoding tRNA (guanosine(37)-N1)-methyltransferase TrmD — translation MRLDVVSLAPEAFAPLQGLGVIGRAFAAGRAELQVHNPRDYATDRYRKVDDEPYGGGAGMVLKPEPVYAAVEAIPVLPRRRVLLMSPQGKPLEQADLRRWASDYEQLVFLCGHYEGFDERIRALADEEVSIGDFVLTGGELPAMTIINGVVRLLPGTVGTEACLEEESHSALLLEHPHYTRPADFRGMTVPDVLRSGDHGAIARWRSQQQQERTQQRRPDLYARWQAQQQQQ, via the coding sequence ATGCGCCTCGATGTGGTGAGCCTGGCCCCGGAGGCGTTCGCGCCGCTCCAGGGCCTCGGGGTGATCGGCCGCGCCTTCGCCGCCGGCCGGGCGGAGCTGCAGGTGCACAACCCGCGCGATTACGCCACTGATCGCTACCGCAAGGTGGACGATGAGCCCTACGGCGGTGGCGCCGGGATGGTGCTCAAACCCGAGCCGGTGTATGCGGCGGTGGAAGCGATCCCAGTGCTGCCACGCCGGCGGGTACTGCTGATGAGCCCTCAGGGGAAACCGCTGGAGCAGGCCGATCTGCGCCGCTGGGCGAGCGACTACGAGCAACTGGTGTTTCTCTGCGGCCACTACGAAGGGTTCGATGAGCGCATCCGCGCCCTCGCCGATGAAGAGGTGTCGATCGGTGATTTCGTACTCACCGGCGGCGAACTGCCGGCGATGACGATCATCAACGGGGTAGTGCGCCTCCTACCCGGCACCGTGGGCACCGAAGCCTGCCTGGAGGAGGAGAGCCACAGCGCCCTGCTGCTGGAGCACCCCCACTACACCCGCCCCGCCGACTTCCGCGGCATGACCGTGCCCGATGTGCTGCGCAGCGGCGACCACGGCGCCATCGCCCGCTGGCGATCCCAACAGCAGCAGGAGCGCACCCAGCAGCGCCGCCCCGATCTCTACGCCCGCTGGCAGGCACAGCAACAGCAGCAGTAA
- a CDS encoding phycobiliprotein lyase translates to MSDPANFPPATIEAFLRFCEGEWMSLRSRFVLGGAAEAGEGDEWHSSERGELVVRYLEGAPGGLSVGPKDQPARQLLFAADGSFSAGDQQGSWTLWPDGSLELVVQQGGSELRERIWFNKPNLRLRSTIEQPADGTPGRASFSSEIRRVSKPAAASPAAAA, encoded by the coding sequence ATGAGCGATCCCGCCAACTTCCCCCCCGCCACGATCGAGGCCTTTCTGCGCTTTTGCGAAGGCGAGTGGATGAGCCTGCGTTCACGCTTCGTGCTCGGCGGCGCTGCTGAGGCGGGCGAGGGTGATGAATGGCACAGCAGCGAGCGTGGTGAGCTGGTGGTGCGTTATTTGGAGGGTGCGCCGGGCGGTTTGAGCGTGGGCCCGAAAGATCAGCCGGCGCGGCAACTCCTGTTTGCGGCTGATGGCAGCTTCAGCGCTGGTGATCAGCAGGGCAGCTGGACCCTCTGGCCCGACGGCAGCCTCGAGCTGGTGGTGCAGCAGGGCGGCAGCGAGCTACGCGAGCGCATCTGGTTCAACAAGCCCAACCTGCGCCTGCGCTCGACGATCGAGCAGCCGGCCGACGGCACCCCTGGCCGCGCCAGCTTCAGCTCGGAAATCCGCCGGGTAAGCAAGCCAGCGGCCGCCAGCCCGGCAGCAGCAGCCTGA
- a CDS encoding type II toxin-antitoxin system VapC family toxin encodes MTASPLLDTQLLLWLAITPERLPGWLITELENRKNSALFSVASLWEVAIKTSLNKPGFAVDADQLRQGLLREGFQELPIEAEHCLAVQHLPWLHRDPFDRLLVAQAISNELELLTADRTLEGYGPQVRWVGRGEN; translated from the coding sequence ATGACTGCATCACCACTGCTGGATACCCAGCTCCTGCTGTGGCTGGCCATCACACCCGAGCGGCTTCCCGGATGGCTCATCACTGAGCTCGAAAACCGCAAGAACTCCGCCCTGTTCAGCGTGGCCAGCCTGTGGGAGGTGGCGATCAAAACCTCCTTGAACAAACCAGGGTTTGCCGTTGATGCAGACCAACTGCGCCAGGGACTCCTGCGCGAAGGCTTTCAAGAGCTCCCGATCGAGGCTGAGCATTGCCTAGCCGTGCAGCATTTGCCTTGGCTGCACCGCGACCCCTTTGATCGCCTCCTCGTGGCGCAAGCGATCTCCAACGAGCTCGAGCTCCTCACCGCCGATCGAACGCTCGAGGGCTACGGGCCCCAGGTCCGCTGGGTGGGCCGAGGAGAGAACTGA
- a CDS encoding type II toxin-antitoxin system Phd/YefM family antitoxin, producing MQVNLHDAKTNLSRYVEQALDGEDVVIARAGKALVRLVPIDDTPRRRKLGFLQSSAVATTDLKDGFAEEISSMFA from the coding sequence ATGCAAGTGAATCTTCACGACGCCAAGACGAACCTCTCCCGCTACGTGGAGCAGGCGCTGGATGGCGAAGACGTGGTGATCGCTCGCGCCGGGAAAGCTCTCGTGCGCCTCGTGCCGATCGACGACACCCCTCGTCGCCGCAAGCTCGGCTTCCTTCAAAGCAGCGCCGTGGCGACGACCGATCTCAAGGACGGGTTCGCCGAAGAGATCAGCTCAATGTTTGCTTGA
- the era gene encoding GTPase Era → MAGGFELGQSPEGFRSGFVALVGRPNVGKSTLLNQLVGEKVAITSPIAQTTRNRLRAILTTPTAQLVLVDTPGIHKPHHLLGERLVQTARGAIGEVDLVLLLVDGSQPAGRGDGFIVELLSHARAPVHVALNKHDLVDPAQAAELEASYRELVGDWPLHPVSALTGDGTSGLVETLSAALPEGPHLYPPDAVSDQPEQLLLAELIREQVLQHTREEVPHSVAVQIERIVDDGPRTAVLATVLVERNSQKGILIGKGGRMLREIGSGARQQMQKLINGPVYLELFVKVVPNWRRSASRLAELGYRGDS, encoded by the coding sequence ATGGCCGGTGGCTTTGAGCTTGGCCAGAGCCCTGAAGGCTTTCGATCCGGCTTCGTGGCGCTGGTGGGCCGGCCGAATGTGGGCAAATCCACCCTGCTCAATCAATTGGTGGGCGAAAAGGTGGCGATCACCTCCCCCATCGCCCAAACCACCCGCAATCGCCTGCGGGCCATCCTCACCACCCCCACCGCTCAGCTGGTGCTGGTGGACACCCCCGGCATCCACAAACCCCACCACCTACTGGGCGAACGCCTGGTGCAAACCGCCCGCGGTGCCATTGGCGAGGTGGATCTGGTGCTGCTGCTGGTGGATGGCAGCCAGCCGGCGGGCCGCGGCGATGGCTTCATCGTGGAACTGCTGAGCCATGCGCGTGCGCCCGTGCACGTTGCGCTCAACAAGCACGACCTGGTGGATCCGGCCCAGGCCGCAGAACTGGAAGCCAGCTACCGCGAGCTGGTGGGGGACTGGCCCCTGCACCCGGTGAGCGCCCTCACCGGCGATGGCACCAGTGGCCTGGTGGAGACCCTCTCGGCCGCCCTGCCCGAAGGGCCGCATCTCTACCCGCCCGATGCGGTGAGCGATCAGCCGGAGCAATTGCTGCTGGCGGAGCTGATCCGTGAGCAGGTGCTGCAGCACACCCGTGAGGAGGTGCCCCACTCCGTGGCCGTGCAGATCGAGCGCATCGTCGACGACGGCCCTCGCACGGCCGTGCTTGCCACGGTGCTGGTGGAGCGCAACAGCCAGAAGGGAATCCTGATCGGCAAGGGCGGCCGGATGCTGCGGGAGATCGGCAGCGGCGCCCGCCAGCAGATGCAGAAGCTGATCAACGGGCCGGTGTATCTGGAGCTATTCGTGAAGGTGGTGCCCAACTGGCGCCGCAGCGCCTCCCGCCTGGCGGAACTGGGCTACCGCGGCGACAGCTGA
- a CDS encoding Bax inhibitor-1 family protein: protein MPASSNFQEAIREAQSSALVGPNVVNKALPYVGGGMVLTAGGVFAGMAMLAAKSAAFMPLFWVALIGNFILFFVAQNVAMKGNNSTALPLLAAYSLITGFTLSGLVSYATAVAGVGAIGTAVLATGITFVAASVMGRRMSDNVGQALSGVVGLGILGLVIAMVVQIVGGIFVPGFGMGGFELMIAGFGTVIFVGAAFVDFYTMPRTYSDDQYLAGALGMYLTYINLFIFILRLVIALNGGGRRD, encoded by the coding sequence ATGCCGGCCAGCAGCAATTTCCAGGAGGCCATCCGCGAGGCTCAATCGAGCGCGCTGGTGGGCCCCAATGTGGTCAACAAGGCCCTGCCCTACGTGGGCGGCGGCATGGTGCTCACCGCCGGTGGCGTCTTCGCCGGAATGGCGATGCTCGCGGCCAAATCCGCCGCATTCATGCCCTTGTTCTGGGTGGCGCTGATCGGCAACTTCATCCTGTTCTTCGTGGCCCAGAACGTGGCCATGAAGGGCAACAACAGCACGGCCCTGCCGTTGCTGGCGGCCTACAGCCTGATCACCGGTTTCACCCTGAGCGGCCTGGTGAGCTATGCCACCGCCGTCGCCGGCGTTGGGGCCATCGGCACCGCCGTTCTTGCCACTGGCATCACCTTCGTGGCCGCCTCGGTGATGGGCCGCCGCATGAGCGACAACGTGGGGCAGGCCCTGAGCGGCGTGGTGGGCCTGGGCATCCTCGGCCTGGTGATCGCCATGGTCGTGCAGATCGTGGGCGGCATCTTCGTGCCCGGCTTCGGCATGGGCGGCTTCGAGCTGATGATCGCCGGCTTCGGCACCGTGATCTTCGTGGGCGCTGCCTTCGTTGATTTCTACACAATGCCCCGCACCTACAGCGACGACCAGTACCTGGCCGGCGCCCTGGGCATGTACCTCACCTACATCAACCTGTTCATCTTCATCCTGCGCCTGGTGATCGCCCTCAACGGCGGCGGTCGCCGCGACTGA